One segment of Thermodesulfovibrio sp. 3907-1M DNA contains the following:
- a CDS encoding response regulator, with protein MFEFITRKIGNKLLVTFVGILFLVMLIEISFRIYFGLPDRLKIAEAGSKEVMDTIFATIKHPLTVGDSETIHRDLEEIGNKYEKIDVYLCDFNKLISFSTDKKSINKKIDYVIDNEDFSKTINKSFTEEQNEAVFSKVFKVQGKRSLISIFPIKNSPECFHCHGSSRKILGAMIMKTDVEDVYRTVIYQMRRSLILTIFAFVFAAIIVNLFVKKLIKNPLNSLVEATHKFAKGEMVNITGYPKDEIGSLCETFNYMVNEVAKSKMELEKELTRRAKLLEERDELVALLQKANKQLKELDTLKSAFIANMSHELRTPMNAIIGYTDLLLDEVDGPLNEDQKASLKKVAANARHLLQLINDVLDISKIESGKIELRPNEVDLKALIDSIMVTFEPLIAKKGLNFHMHIEKGAEKLYVDEDKTKQILINLISNAVKFTHQGVITLRARISERGLDKEGNPQFVEISVADTGIGIKKEDLDKIFDKFAQADVSTTRQYEGTGLGLSIVRGLVALHKGMVWAESEVGRGSTFYVLLPFKKEVFDAPGPVIEERMAEALAQYFEVPKEVFLEEPSYEGKSVRCWDYTQCGHVNCPEYGCPEKRCWLVLGTHCKGMKIASWPEKVEACRICEVVRDLVLHKEPVMVELKPSEKEKVVVAIDDNPDAIDLIRKYLEKDYKVIGLLSSEEAVNQVKEIKPVAITLDIMMPKKDGWQVLKELKEDEETRDIPVIIVSIIDNKTLAFSLGAADYFVKPLDGHSLLRKIKSIETYCPVKKVFVLERDEKTSKDLISILKETGYDVTATRDSKEAINLVKLQKPDLLIINITDPDSSAFDFLDFIKGSSELKEVPIIALTNKELTEEEKEALNGRIKEIINKALFSEEQLIKELKSSLKKIGG; from the coding sequence ATGTTTGAGTTTATAACCAGAAAAATTGGAAATAAGTTATTGGTTACCTTTGTAGGTATATTATTTTTAGTCATGCTGATAGAGATAAGTTTCAGAATTTATTTTGGATTGCCAGACAGGCTTAAAATAGCAGAAGCAGGCAGTAAAGAAGTAATGGATACGATTTTTGCCACCATAAAGCATCCTCTTACAGTTGGAGACAGTGAAACAATTCACAGAGACCTTGAAGAAATTGGAAATAAATACGAAAAAATAGATGTTTATTTATGTGACTTTAATAAACTGATTTCTTTTTCAACTGATAAAAAGAGCATCAATAAGAAAATTGACTATGTGATTGATAACGAAGATTTTTCTAAAACAATTAATAAATCTTTTACGGAAGAGCAAAATGAGGCTGTTTTTTCAAAGGTTTTTAAAGTTCAGGGTAAAAGAAGTTTAATCTCTATTTTTCCAATAAAAAACTCACCAGAATGCTTTCACTGTCATGGTTCATCAAGAAAAATTCTGGGTGCCATGATAATGAAAACAGATGTAGAAGATGTATATAGAACTGTTATATACCAGATGAGAAGATCATTAATTCTTACAATATTTGCCTTTGTTTTTGCTGCAATTATTGTTAACTTATTTGTGAAGAAGTTGATTAAAAATCCTCTTAATAGTTTAGTTGAGGCAACTCACAAGTTTGCAAAAGGTGAGATGGTTAACATAACAGGCTATCCAAAGGATGAGATAGGCAGTTTGTGCGAAACATTTAATTACATGGTTAATGAAGTGGCAAAATCAAAGATGGAACTTGAAAAGGAACTTACACGGAGGGCAAAACTTCTTGAAGAAAGAGATGAACTTGTAGCATTGCTTCAGAAAGCAAATAAACAATTAAAGGAGCTTGATACTCTTAAATCTGCTTTTATAGCCAATATGTCTCATGAGCTAAGAACACCAATGAATGCAATAATTGGATATACAGATTTACTGCTTGATGAAGTTGATGGTCCATTGAATGAAGACCAGAAAGCTTCATTGAAAAAAGTGGCTGCGAATGCAAGACATTTATTGCAGTTGATAAACGATGTTCTTGATATTTCAAAAATTGAATCGGGAAAGATTGAGTTGAGACCTAATGAGGTTGACCTGAAAGCATTAATTGATAGCATCATGGTTACTTTTGAACCATTGATCGCCAAAAAAGGATTAAACTTTCACATGCATATAGAAAAAGGAGCGGAAAAACTCTATGTTGATGAGGATAAAACTAAACAGATTCTTATAAATTTAATATCCAATGCTGTAAAATTCACGCATCAGGGTGTAATAACACTAAGAGCAAGAATTTCAGAAAGAGGACTGGATAAAGAGGGAAATCCACAGTTTGTTGAGATTTCTGTGGCTGACACTGGAATTGGAATTAAAAAAGAAGACCTTGACAAAATCTTTGATAAATTCGCTCAGGCTGATGTATCCACCACGAGACAGTATGAGGGAACAGGTCTTGGTCTGAGCATTGTAAGAGGACTTGTAGCACTCCATAAAGGGATGGTCTGGGCTGAAAGCGAAGTTGGAAGGGGAAGCACTTTTTATGTTCTTTTGCCTTTTAAAAAGGAAGTTTTTGATGCACCTGGTCCTGTTATTGAAGAGAGAATGGCTGAAGCCCTGGCTCAGTATTTTGAAGTTCCAAAGGAGGTTTTTCTTGAGGAGCCCTCTTATGAAGGTAAATCTGTAAGATGCTGGGACTATACTCAGTGTGGGCATGTTAACTGCCCTGAATACGGTTGTCCTGAAAAGCGATGCTGGCTTGTTCTTGGGACTCATTGTAAAGGTATGAAAATAGCCTCATGGCCAGAAAAAGTTGAAGCCTGCAGAATCTGTGAGGTTGTTCGTGACCTTGTTTTACATAAAGAGCCAGTAATGGTAGAGCTCAAACCATCGGAAAAAGAAAAAGTTGTAGTTGCCATTGATGACAACCCTGATGCAATTGATTTAATCAGAAAATATCTTGAAAAGGACTACAAAGTTATAGGACTTCTCAGCAGTGAGGAGGCAGTTAATCAGGTTAAAGAGATTAAACCAGTTGCAATAACTCTTGATATAATGATGCCAAAGAAAGATGGCTGGCAGGTTTTAAAGGAACTGAAAGAGGATGAAGAAACAAGGGATATACCAGTAATTATTGTTTCAATAATAGACAATAAAACCTTGGCATTCAGTCTTGGAGCAGCAGACTATTTTGTAAAACCTCTTGACGGGCATTCTTTGCTTAGAAAGATAAAATCCATTGAGACATATTGTCCAGTTAAAAAAGTTTTTGTCCTTGAAAGAGACGAAAAAACTTCAAAAGATTTGATTAGTATTCTAAAAGAAACAGGCTATGATGTTACAGCTACAAGAGACAGCAAAGAAGCAATAAATCTTGTTAAACTCCAGAAACCAGACCTTTTGATAATTAATATCACAGATCCAGACAGCAGTGCCTTTGATTTTCTTGATTTTATAAAGGGGTCTTCTGAATTAAAGGAAGTCCCAATCATTGCTCTTACAAATAAAGAATTAACAGAGGAAGAAAAAGAAGCTCTCAATGGTAGAATAAAAGAAATAATAAACAAGGCTCTCTTTTCAGAAGAACAACTCATAAAAGAACTGAAGAGTAGTTTAAAGAAAATAGGAGGTTAA
- a CDS encoding glycoside hydrolase family 3 N-terminal domain-containing protein — protein sequence MNLIIARLDGKKINYLRYRHYIEKLVRDGIGGFIVFGGEYEEIKNFIAYLQSMASEPLIIASDIERGVGQQLKGATLIPSQMGIAAGFDLSKERTELGTLYLIVIKEALSVGINLALVPVLDVNTEPENPIICTRAFSDNSEVVSEYGRFFIKFFESHGLLTCAKHFPGHGATQTDSHLGLPHIADDIETHIKPFKEAIKARVSSIMVGHIVTSDIKPASLSEKTINELLKQKLGFKGTVLTDAMNMKALMEYKNPHALALLAGADIILHPEEPYTAMEEIKTAYKQGLITDMRIKEAQRRISRLRKKIKRKYRIVNEENISLIHRAFKKTVTVVKNEIDDLNSGQIVPYLAGAYNEEIKKAFQNYFGSAYDLKDYKPSNAMPLIAAFTNIKAAGSEYLLSENQNTMIRKIISNNKAIVVSFGNPYVVRPFKKAKAIITVYDSHELAVLAFLDALNEGFKIRGKLPVKIEWIDE from the coding sequence ATGAATCTAATCATAGCAAGGCTTGATGGTAAAAAAATAAATTATCTCAGATACAGACATTACATTGAAAAACTTGTCAGAGACGGAATCGGTGGCTTTATAGTATTTGGAGGGGAATACGAGGAAATAAAAAATTTTATTGCTTATCTTCAAAGCATGGCATCAGAGCCATTAATTATTGCTTCTGATATTGAAAGAGGTGTTGGACAACAACTAAAAGGTGCAACATTGATTCCCTCTCAGATGGGAATTGCGGCAGGATTTGATCTAAGTAAAGAAAGAACTGAGCTTGGGACATTATATTTAATTGTGATAAAAGAAGCACTATCTGTGGGAATAAATCTTGCACTTGTTCCTGTGCTTGATGTCAATACAGAGCCTGAAAATCCAATAATTTGCACAAGAGCTTTTTCGGATAATTCTGAAGTTGTTTCAGAATACGGCAGATTTTTTATAAAATTCTTTGAATCTCACGGATTATTAACATGCGCAAAACATTTCCCCGGTCATGGGGCAACACAAACAGACTCTCATCTCGGTCTGCCACATATTGCAGATGACATTGAAACACACATAAAACCCTTCAAAGAAGCAATTAAAGCCCGAGTTTCTTCAATTATGGTTGGCCACATAGTTACTTCTGACATAAAGCCTGCATCACTTTCAGAAAAAACAATTAATGAATTGCTTAAGCAGAAACTCGGGTTTAAAGGGACAGTTCTTACAGATGCAATGAATATGAAAGCTTTAATGGAATATAAAAATCCTCATGCCCTTGCCCTTTTAGCAGGAGCAGATATAATTCTACATCCTGAAGAACCATATACTGCCATGGAAGAAATAAAAACAGCTTATAAACAGGGATTGATTACTGACATGAGAATAAAAGAAGCTCAAAGAAGAATTAGTAGATTAAGAAAAAAGATAAAGAGAAAATACCGGATTGTTAACGAAGAAAACATTTCTTTAATTCACAGGGCATTTAAAAAAACAGTTACTGTTGTAAAAAATGAAATAGATGATTTAAATTCCGGGCAAATCGTTCCTTATCTTGCAGGAGCTTATAATGAGGAGATTAAAAAGGCATTTCAGAATTATTTTGGTTCTGCGTATGATTTAAAGGATTATAAACCATCAAATGCAATGCCTTTAATTGCAGCATTCACAAACATCAAAGCAGCAGGAAGTGAATACTTACTAAGTGAAAATCAAAACACAATGATCAGAAAAATTATATCAAATAATAAAGCAATTGTTGTTTCTTTTGGTAATCCTTATGTTGTAAGACCTTTTAAAAAAGCAAAAGCAATAATCACTGTTTATGACTCCCATGAACTTGCTGTGCTTGCTTTTCTTGATGCATTAAATGAAGGTTTTAAAATAAGGGGCAAGCTACCTGTAAAGATTGAATGGATTGATGAATAA
- a CDS encoding response regulator → MNTILVVDDNEDSRELVKKILKKQGFEIIEAVDGEDALAKAIAYRPDLILMDISIPKIDGYEVTRRLKSRIDFKDTPIIAFTAHAMRGDQEKALEAGCDGYISKPINVREFPEQIKMYLKGK, encoded by the coding sequence GTGAACACAATTCTTGTTGTTGACGATAATGAAGATTCAAGAGAGCTTGTAAAAAAGATTTTGAAAAAACAAGGCTTTGAGATAATTGAGGCAGTAGATGGTGAAGATGCTTTAGCCAAGGCTATAGCATACAGACCTGACCTTATACTTATGGACATATCAATTCCAAAGATAGATGGTTACGAAGTAACAAGAAGGCTAAAATCAAGAATTGATTTTAAAGACACTCCGATAATAGCTTTTACTGCTCATGCAATGAGAGGCGATCAGGAAAAAGCACTGGAGGCTGGATGTGATGGCTATATTTCAAAACCCATTAATGTGAGAGAGTTTCCAGAGCAAATAAAGATGTACTTGAAGGGAAAATGA
- a CDS encoding response regulator yields MNNQKRTILIVDDNIDTVELLRKRLRAEGYNTEEAYDGEEALKKVYESSPDLIVLDVMMPKMDGYEVCERLKTDERTRFIPVIMLTAKTDVESKVKGFDIGADDYVPKPFDYRELSARIRSLLARKETSEKAIEEKRTEAVRKLIDSLSHEIRNPIVSIAGFAKKVYDSLPPGDPNKPYLMTILQESERLERLLKEILNLKMIAIGFMENVDPKVATEEVLGELGREIEDKAIEVETDFRDVSNVYIDKEHLKIVLRNIIKNAIEAMEKSEKRLLRISLEQAGNEILIKISDTGKGIPKELIKRIFDPFFTSKIYGPGLGLTVALTIIQYYRGFISVESEPGVGSTFIIRIPVKGE; encoded by the coding sequence ATGAACAACCAGAAGCGAACTATTTTAATTGTTGATGACAATATAGATACAGTGGAACTTTTAAGAAAGAGATTAAGGGCAGAAGGTTACAATACAGAAGAAGCCTATGATGGTGAAGAAGCTTTAAAAAAGGTATACGAAAGCTCCCCGGATTTAATAGTTCTTGATGTTATGATGCCAAAGATGGATGGATATGAGGTTTGTGAGAGACTTAAAACTGATGAAAGAACCAGGTTTATTCCAGTGATTATGCTTACAGCGAAAACTGATGTGGAAAGCAAAGTTAAAGGATTTGATATTGGTGCAGATGATTATGTTCCTAAACCATTTGATTACAGAGAACTATCAGCAAGAATCCGTTCTTTACTTGCCAGGAAAGAGACTTCTGAAAAAGCTATTGAAGAAAAAAGAACAGAAGCAGTAAGAAAACTTATTGACAGTCTTTCTCATGAAATAAGAAATCCTATTGTAAGCATCGCAGGATTTGCCAAAAAAGTATATGATAGTCTTCCTCCAGGTGATCCAAATAAACCCTATCTGATGACCATACTTCAGGAGTCAGAAAGACTGGAAAGACTTTTAAAAGAAATCCTGAATCTTAAGATGATAGCAATTGGCTTTATGGAAAATGTTGATCCAAAAGTTGCCACAGAAGAGGTTTTAGGTGAACTTGGCAGAGAAATAGAAGACAAAGCGATTGAAGTGGAAACAGATTTCAGGGATGTATCAAATGTTTATATAGATAAAGAACATTTAAAGATTGTTCTCCGCAATATAATAAAGAATGCTATAGAAGCAATGGAAAAATCAGAAAAGCGACTATTAAGGATTTCACTTGAACAGGCTGGAAATGAGATATTAATAAAGATTTCTGATACAGGTAAAGGAATCCCTAAGGAGTTGATCAAGAGGATTTTTGACCCTTTTTTCACATCAAAAATATACGGTCCTGGTCTTGGACTCACAGTGGCTCTTACAATTATTCAGTATTACAGAGGTTTTATTTCAGTTGAAAGCGAACCAGGTGTAGGCAGCACATTTATAATAAGAATACCTGTTAAAGGGGAGTAA
- a CDS encoding nitroreductase family protein, whose product MNDIFEIIKSRRSIRKYKTEAPSEELIKKCIEAALYAPSARNSQPWYFIIVKNRETIQKLSKAQPFTKFLEGAPYVIVALADEKKSNHWLEDMGCAIMALLLEAHCLGLGACWGAIYNPENRERENYVRGILNIPENLRIISCIGIGYPDENPSPKKVKSLDEAIIKIV is encoded by the coding sequence ATGAACGACATTTTTGAAATAATAAAATCAAGAAGAAGCATAAGGAAATACAAAACTGAGGCTCCATCAGAAGAGTTAATTAAAAAATGCATTGAGGCAGCTCTTTATGCTCCCTCTGCAAGAAACTCCCAGCCATGGTATTTTATTATTGTTAAGAATAGAGAAACAATTCAAAAACTAAGCAAAGCACAGCCTTTTACAAAATTTCTTGAAGGCGCACCATATGTAATTGTAGCATTGGCTGATGAAAAGAAAAGCAACCACTGGCTTGAAGACATGGGATGTGCTATTATGGCTCTTTTACTTGAGGCTCACTGTCTTGGATTGGGTGCCTGCTGGGGTGCTATTTACAATCCTGAAAACAGAGAAAGGGAAAACTATGTAAGAGGAATTCTTAATATCCCTGAAAATTTAAGGATAATCTCATGTATCGGGATAGGCTATCCTGATGAGAATCCCTCACCCAAAAAAGTAAAATCCCTTGATGAAGCCATTATAAAAATTGTCTGA
- a CDS encoding cytochrome c family protein codes for MKNLIILILILSFPTNVFSEYVGTEVCKKCHIKQYENFIKYSRMSRSFDALEKMKNKLTQEELKGCFQCHTTGYGKKGGFVSVEKTPYLKNTGCEVCHGPGKKHAETKDPKFIKKKLNLQICESCHTEERVRAFRFKPLLYGGAH; via the coding sequence ATGAAAAATTTAATCATTCTTATTTTAATCTTGAGTTTTCCCACCAATGTATTTTCTGAGTATGTGGGAACAGAAGTTTGTAAAAAGTGCCATATCAAGCAATACGAAAATTTTATTAAGTATTCAAGAATGTCTCGTTCCTTTGATGCATTAGAGAAAATGAAGAACAAACTTACCCAGGAAGAGCTGAAAGGCTGTTTTCAATGTCATACAACAGGGTATGGTAAAAAAGGAGGGTTTGTTTCAGTAGAAAAAACACCATACCTTAAAAATACAGGCTGTGAAGTCTGCCACGGTCCTGGCAAAAAACACGCAGAGACAAAAGATCCTAAATTTATTAAGAAAAAGCTTAATCTTCAGATCTGTGAATCCTGTCATACTGAGGAAAGAGTTAGAGCTTTTAGATTTAAACCTCTTCTTTATGGAGGAGCTCACTGA
- a CDS encoding MFS transporter, with amino-acid sequence MNKRSKDIAVVTALGFASGLPFPLVSGTLQAWLTTEGIDIKTIGILTVLTFPYSFKFLWSALFDRFSIAGLGRRRGWIIICQILILLGLFLMIAFTPEHLLIFSVVAATVAFVSASQDISIDAYRTEILKPKDRGLGASFAVTAYRIALIVGGGLCLLVADHLGWQTALTIISSLLIFGIITTLWADEPDDIKKPATLKESFIEPFRDLLQREKSFILLLSIVLYKIGDAYASSLSTAFFIRGVGFSLTEVGTVNKIGGLISAIAGSIVGGFLLRKISLYNALISFGILQAASNLMFMVLSIAGKNFILFFLTVIIENFTGGMGTTAFLALLMGLCNRSFAATQYALLSSLASVGRVIISPTAGFVVDNIGWTAFYFLTFLVGIPGILLIISLKSLFNKLNKN; translated from the coding sequence ATGAATAAACGCTCAAAAGATATAGCAGTTGTGACAGCTCTTGGATTTGCTTCAGGACTTCCCTTCCCTCTCGTAAGTGGAACACTTCAGGCATGGCTTACCACTGAAGGGATTGACATAAAAACAATTGGTATTTTAACAGTCCTCACATTTCCTTATAGTTTTAAGTTTCTATGGTCTGCTTTATTTGACAGATTCAGCATTGCAGGACTTGGAAGAAGGCGAGGCTGGATTATTATTTGCCAGATATTGATTTTACTTGGGCTATTTTTAATGATAGCATTCACTCCAGAGCATCTTTTAATTTTCAGTGTAGTGGCAGCGACGGTTGCTTTTGTTTCAGCATCTCAGGACATCTCAATAGATGCTTATAGAACAGAGATTCTCAAACCCAAGGACAGAGGACTCGGCGCATCCTTTGCAGTAACTGCATACAGAATTGCATTAATTGTTGGAGGAGGACTCTGCCTTTTAGTTGCAGACCACCTTGGATGGCAGACTGCTCTTACAATAATAAGTTCACTGTTAATTTTTGGAATAATTACAACTCTGTGGGCAGATGAACCAGATGATATAAAAAAACCAGCTACCCTGAAAGAGTCATTTATTGAACCTTTCAGGGATTTACTGCAGAGAGAAAAAAGCTTTATTTTGCTGTTATCCATTGTTCTGTATAAAATTGGTGATGCCTACGCAAGTTCATTAAGCACAGCATTTTTCATAAGAGGAGTAGGATTTTCTCTCACTGAGGTAGGAACAGTTAATAAAATAGGCGGACTTATTTCAGCAATTGCTGGTTCAATAGTTGGTGGCTTTTTGCTCAGAAAAATAAGTCTTTATAACGCTTTGATTTCATTTGGAATACTTCAGGCAGCATCAAATCTCATGTTTATGGTTCTATCAATAGCAGGTAAAAACTTTATCTTATTTTTCTTGACAGTAATCATTGAAAACTTTACTGGCGGTATGGGAACAACGGCTTTTTTAGCTCTTTTAATGGGATTGTGCAATCGCAGTTTTGCTGCAACACAATATGCTCTTCTTTCATCACTGGCATCTGTTGGAAGAGTAATCATAAGTCCAACAGCTGGTTTTGTTGTGGACAACATTGGCTGGACAGCTTTTTATTTTTTGACCTTCCTTGTAGGAATTCCAGGAATCTTATTAATTATCAGTTTAAAGAGCCTGTTCAATAAACTAAATAAAAATTGA
- a CDS encoding cation-transporting P-type ATPase, translating into MKITEATTEEVFKLLDTSESGLKEDEAKQRLIHFGYNEIKESKKIPLVLRFLRQFTHFLAIILWLAAVLAFVSDYLHPGEGMRHLGFAIIGVIFINAVFAFAQEYKAEKAIEKLRLMLPFYVKVVRDGTQKEIAAKDIVPGDLIILSEGDKVPADSRVIESNFLTVNNAPLTGESQPVTLTHEPLQEELIESKNIAFAGATVVSGNGRAVVFATGMNTEFGRIAHLTETVQIQETPLQKEIARTSKFVAAFATLIGVVFFIIGHTIGRSFWENFIFAIGVIVALVPEGMLPTVTLSLAIGSQRMLKRKALVRTLTAVEALGSITVICTDKTGTITQNKMEVKKIWTVDSQALEMLMKIAYLCNNAKFVDNQYKGDPTEVALLKYVKENTGDFVAERVSEIPFDFERKRMTTVNIIDGIKVSLTKGAIETVLPLCNYAMINGEKVEMNEEIKEKINTVSHSLMDEGLRVLCFAYSQDEPEKDMIFTGLIGLEDPPRPEVKDAIKKCHEAAVRIILITGDASRTAVAISKEIGLVKNPLVIEAEEFHKMSDTELKEKLKEKELLFTRMTPKDKLRIVTLLQEVGERVAVTGDGVNDAPALKKADIGVAMGSGTDVAKESAEIILLDDNFATIVNTIEEGRAIYENIRKFISYFFTSNVAELVPYIAYALFKIPLPLTVMQILSIDLGTDILPALALGAEKPTAEVMKKPPRSHKERLLNLKLLLRVFLVLGPIEAAAGLFGFFYVLHSGGWQWGQALSSKSILYMQATTACLTGIVLAQVANGFASRSFSESILSIGIFSNKFLLAGIVFEIALQLFIVYYPLGNIIFSTHPIPLTAWLVLIPFAMVLLAVEEIRKLTSSLPR; encoded by the coding sequence ATGAAAATAACAGAGGCTACCACAGAAGAAGTCTTTAAACTGCTTGATACATCTGAGTCAGGGCTTAAGGAAGATGAGGCAAAGCAGAGGCTTATTCATTTCGGTTACAATGAAATTAAAGAGAGCAAAAAGATTCCTCTTGTTTTGAGATTCCTTCGTCAGTTTACGCACTTCCTTGCAATAATTCTATGGCTTGCTGCTGTTTTAGCCTTTGTTTCTGACTACCTTCATCCTGGTGAAGGAATGAGGCATCTTGGATTTGCAATCATTGGAGTTATTTTTATAAACGCAGTTTTTGCCTTTGCACAGGAATACAAAGCTGAAAAGGCAATTGAAAAGCTGAGACTCATGCTGCCCTTTTATGTAAAAGTCGTGAGGGATGGAACTCAGAAGGAGATTGCTGCAAAGGATATTGTCCCTGGAGATTTGATTATTCTTTCAGAGGGAGACAAGGTTCCAGCAGACTCAAGGGTTATTGAGTCAAACTTTCTTACAGTTAACAATGCACCTCTTACAGGTGAATCTCAGCCTGTTACACTAACTCATGAACCACTGCAGGAAGAGTTGATTGAAAGTAAAAACATTGCCTTTGCTGGCGCAACTGTGGTTTCAGGAAATGGCAGAGCAGTTGTTTTCGCAACAGGAATGAATACAGAGTTTGGAAGAATTGCCCATCTTACAGAAACTGTTCAGATTCAGGAAACTCCTCTTCAAAAAGAGATTGCAAGAACATCAAAGTTTGTAGCTGCTTTTGCCACGCTGATTGGAGTTGTATTTTTTATTATCGGACATACAATTGGAAGAAGCTTCTGGGAAAACTTCATCTTCGCAATTGGCGTAATTGTTGCACTTGTTCCAGAAGGAATGCTCCCAACAGTCACCCTTTCACTTGCCATAGGAAGTCAGAGAATGCTTAAAAGGAAAGCTCTTGTAAGAACTCTCACTGCAGTTGAGGCACTTGGCTCAATCACAGTTATATGCACTGATAAAACTGGAACAATTACCCAGAACAAAATGGAAGTTAAAAAAATATGGACAGTTGACTCCCAGGCATTAGAGATGCTCATGAAAATTGCATACTTATGCAATAATGCAAAGTTTGTTGACAATCAATACAAGGGAGACCCTACAGAGGTAGCACTTCTAAAGTATGTAAAAGAAAATACAGGAGATTTTGTAGCAGAAAGGGTATCAGAAATTCCATTTGATTTTGAGAGAAAAAGAATGACAACTGTAAACATCATAGATGGTATTAAAGTTTCCCTTACAAAAGGTGCAATAGAGACTGTTTTACCTTTATGCAACTATGCAATGATAAATGGAGAAAAAGTTGAAATGAATGAGGAGATAAAAGAAAAAATAAACACTGTCAGTCATTCACTGATGGATGAGGGATTAAGGGTTCTCTGTTTTGCATACAGTCAGGATGAGCCTGAAAAAGATATGATATTTACAGGACTCATAGGACTTGAAGATCCGCCAAGACCTGAAGTAAAGGATGCAATTAAAAAATGCCATGAAGCTGCAGTAAGAATAATTTTGATTACAGGAGATGCAAGCAGAACAGCGGTTGCGATATCAAAAGAAATAGGACTTGTTAAAAATCCTCTGGTCATCGAAGCAGAAGAGTTCCATAAGATGAGTGATACAGAGCTTAAGGAAAAGCTTAAAGAAAAAGAGCTGCTTTTTACAAGAATGACGCCAAAGGATAAACTGAGGATTGTTACACTTCTTCAGGAAGTGGGAGAGAGGGTTGCAGTTACAGGAGATGGTGTGAATGATGCACCTGCACTTAAAAAAGCAGACATAGGAGTTGCCATGGGAAGCGGAACAGATGTTGCAAAAGAATCTGCAGAGATAATACTTCTTGATGACAACTTTGCAACAATTGTAAATACCATTGAAGAAGGAAGAGCAATCTATGAAAATATAAGAAAATTCATATCATACTTTTTCACATCAAATGTGGCTGAGCTTGTTCCTTATATTGCCTATGCTCTCTTTAAGATTCCTCTTCCTCTCACTGTAATGCAGATTCTTTCAATTGACCTTGGAACAGATATACTTCCTGCACTTGCACTGGGAGCAGAAAAACCAACAGCAGAGGTAATGAAAAAACCACCAAGAAGCCATAAAGAAAGACTTTTAAACTTAAAGCTTCTTTTACGGGTATTTTTAGTTCTCGGACCAATTGAAGCAGCTGCAGGGCTTTTTGGATTCTTTTATGTTTTACACTCCGGTGGATGGCAGTGGGGTCAGGCTCTTTCATCAAAAAGCATTCTCTATATGCAGGCAACAACTGCATGTCTTACTGGAATAGTCCTTGCACAGGTTGCAAATGGCTTTGCATCACGCTCTTTCAGTGAATCAATCCTGAGCATAGGAATATTTTCAAACAAGTTTTTGCTGGCTGGGATAGTCTTTGAGATTGCTTTGCAGCTTTTTATTGTCTATTATCCACTGGGAAACATTATATTTTCAACACATCCAATCCCATTAACTGCGTGGCTCGTTTTAATACCTTTTGCAATGGTATTATTGGCTGTGGAAGAGATAAGAAAACTTACAAGCTCTCTGCCAAGATAA